A region from the Sutcliffiella horikoshii genome encodes:
- the spoIID gene encoding stage II sporulation protein D: protein MRNLKPIIVLTSILFVMVLMVPTLLVMPFVDKESGQLAEELQPNQQIQNQVEPIDSPIDVAVYRHKQEMIENIPLEDYIVGVVASEMPADFELEALKAQALAARTYILRQLMAEEKLGTPEGADVTDTEQHQVYKSPEDLKAAWAAEDFNWKMEKIKQAVAETAGSVLTYNNVPIDASYFSTSNGYTENSEEYWPNEIPYLRSVESPWDVDSEKYLSQVSLPVQEFQSKLGVTLGSDGSVGKIIARTTGNRVEAVDINGKKLSGREVRDLLMLRSSDFTWERKGDNIVITTKGFGHGVGMSQYGANGMALEGKNYTQIISHYYKDVQIASADQYINKVTAKR from the coding sequence ATGAGAAACTTGAAACCAATCATCGTACTCACTTCTATTCTATTTGTCATGGTATTAATGGTACCAACGTTATTAGTCATGCCGTTTGTCGATAAGGAAAGCGGCCAATTAGCAGAAGAACTCCAACCGAATCAGCAAATCCAAAATCAAGTGGAACCAATCGATTCTCCGATTGATGTAGCGGTGTATCGTCACAAGCAGGAGATGATCGAAAACATACCGCTTGAGGACTACATTGTGGGCGTGGTTGCTTCAGAGATGCCTGCGGACTTTGAACTTGAAGCGCTAAAGGCACAGGCACTGGCAGCACGGACGTATATCTTAAGGCAGCTGATGGCGGAAGAAAAACTTGGCACACCAGAAGGCGCGGATGTCACAGACACCGAACAGCACCAGGTGTATAAAAGCCCAGAAGATTTAAAAGCAGCTTGGGCAGCCGAAGACTTTAATTGGAAGATGGAAAAAATAAAACAGGCGGTCGCAGAAACAGCGGGATCCGTCCTTACCTATAATAATGTACCAATTGATGCTAGCTATTTCTCCACCAGCAACGGCTACACAGAAAACTCAGAAGAATACTGGCCAAACGAAATCCCATATTTGCGAAGTGTAGAAAGCCCGTGGGATGTGGATTCTGAAAAATACTTAAGCCAAGTATCCTTACCGGTACAAGAGTTTCAGTCCAAACTTGGGGTAACCCTGGGAAGTGACGGGTCGGTAGGGAAGATTATCGCACGCACCACGGGTAATCGCGTGGAGGCGGTAGATATTAATGGGAAGAAGCTAAGTGGCAGGGAAGTGCGTGACCTTCTTATGCTGCGCTCCAGTGACTTTACCTGGGAGCGCAAAGGAGACAACATCGTCATCACCACCAAGGGCTTTGGCCATGGAGTAGGGATGAGCCAATACGGAGCCAACGGAATGGCCCTAGAAGGCAAAAACTACACCCAAATCATCTCCCACTACTACAAAGACGTCCAAATCGCCAGCGCCGACCAATACATCAATAAGGTGACAGCGAAGAGATAG
- the murA gene encoding UDP-N-acetylglucosamine 1-carboxyvinyltransferase, producing the protein MEKIIVRGGQRLKGTVKVEGAKNAVLPVIAATLLASKGKCEILDVPELSDVYTINEVLRYLNADVDFENNRIIVDATRELHTEAPFEYVRKMRASVLVMGSLLARNGKAQIALPGGCAIGSRPIDQHLKGFEAMGAKVKVGNGYIDAEVDGRLQGAKIYLDFPSVGATENIMMAATLAEGTTIMENVAKEPEIVDLANFLNSMGAKVRGAGTGTIRIEGVSELHGCQHNIIPDRIEAGTFMVAAAITGGDVIVEGAVPEHSSSLIAKMEEMGVKFEEVENGLRVIGPEKLKSIDIKTMPHPGFPTDMQSQMMSLLLAAEGTSMITETVFENRFMHVEEFRRMNGDIKIEGRSVVINGPSKLQGAEVAATDLRAAAALTLAGLIADGYTRVTELKHLDRGYVNFHNKLAALGADIERVSSMEQEQTVILEQIKEA; encoded by the coding sequence TTGGAAAAAATCATCGTCCGCGGCGGACAAAGGTTAAAGGGTACTGTTAAAGTAGAGGGAGCAAAAAACGCAGTACTACCTGTCATCGCCGCAACTTTATTAGCTAGCAAAGGCAAATGCGAAATCTTAGATGTACCTGAGCTCTCCGACGTTTATACGATTAACGAGGTTTTGCGTTATTTGAATGCCGATGTTGATTTTGAAAATAATCGTATAATTGTCGATGCAACAAGAGAGCTTCACACTGAAGCACCGTTTGAATATGTACGAAAAATGCGCGCATCTGTCCTAGTAATGGGATCATTGCTTGCACGTAACGGAAAAGCACAAATTGCTCTACCTGGAGGATGTGCGATCGGTTCAAGACCAATCGATCAGCATTTAAAAGGATTCGAAGCAATGGGTGCGAAAGTAAAAGTTGGAAATGGTTATATCGATGCCGAAGTAGACGGAAGATTACAAGGCGCGAAAATATATCTTGACTTCCCAAGTGTGGGAGCAACGGAAAATATCATGATGGCTGCAACTCTTGCTGAAGGTACAACTATCATGGAAAACGTTGCAAAAGAACCGGAAATCGTGGACTTGGCGAACTTCTTGAACTCCATGGGAGCAAAAGTTCGTGGAGCAGGTACAGGTACTATCAGAATCGAAGGGGTTTCCGAATTGCACGGATGCCAACACAACATCATCCCTGACCGCATTGAAGCAGGTACATTCATGGTAGCAGCTGCAATCACAGGCGGAGACGTTATCGTTGAAGGCGCAGTGCCGGAACATTCCAGCTCTTTAATTGCCAAAATGGAAGAAATGGGCGTTAAGTTTGAAGAAGTCGAAAACGGATTACGCGTTATCGGACCTGAAAAACTAAAGTCAATTGACATCAAAACAATGCCTCACCCAGGATTCCCAACAGATATGCAATCCCAAATGATGTCTCTATTATTGGCGGCTGAAGGCACGAGCATGATTACCGAAACAGTATTCGAAAATCGCTTCATGCATGTAGAAGAATTCCGTCGTATGAACGGCGACATCAAGATCGAAGGACGTTCCGTTGTCATCAATGGACCTTCAAAACTACAAGGCGCAGAAGTGGCGGCAACAGACCTTCGTGCAGCAGCAGCATTAACCCTAGCAGGATTAATCGCAGACGGATACACTCGTGTAACCGAGCTAAAACACTTAGATCGTGGATACGTAAACTTCCACAACAAACTAGCAGCACTAGGCGCAGACATCGAACGAGTAAGCTCCATGGAACAAGAACAAACAGTTATCCTAGAGCAAATCAAGGAAGCCTAA
- a CDS encoding YwmB family TATA-box binding protein has product MGNTDKGLKTNTKYAEKTWKLYINRLLGLFFILVICFTGVILGNERSRAQLPNDISTEILEIAEVFQKEKINVQEWKLYGRKNVYKIRDLVTFQKEVNRLKQSMGHLSWNVMEEEDQWKAVGTYYNDLLKQEETLQLITTHTNSSQTSYVLYEVTGYGWEKPVATEIINNFHSNLTNISHEDFEIFSCMSGDFSAKIEGGLQNTTNILLDAFSAQIVEEIQEDTFVSVSAYTDAWNNVLPTHQGKMNLQIGLRTQGMGDKTTVIVGTPIITVEY; this is encoded by the coding sequence ATGGGGAATACGGATAAGGGCTTAAAAACTAATACTAAATATGCAGAAAAAACGTGGAAACTTTATATTAATAGATTGCTAGGACTATTTTTTATTTTGGTAATATGTTTTACGGGGGTAATTCTTGGGAATGAAAGAAGCAGAGCTCAATTACCAAACGATATCAGTACTGAGATACTTGAAATCGCAGAAGTTTTTCAAAAGGAGAAAATTAATGTTCAGGAATGGAAACTTTATGGACGGAAGAACGTCTATAAAATTAGGGATTTAGTCACTTTTCAAAAAGAGGTAAATCGTTTAAAACAGAGTATGGGCCATCTTAGTTGGAATGTGATGGAAGAAGAGGATCAATGGAAGGCAGTTGGGACTTATTATAATGACTTATTAAAGCAAGAAGAGACTCTTCAGCTCATCACCACCCACACAAACTCATCCCAAACATCGTATGTATTATATGAGGTTACTGGGTATGGTTGGGAAAAGCCTGTAGCAACAGAGATAATAAACAATTTCCATTCGAATCTTACCAATATTTCTCATGAAGACTTTGAAATATTTAGTTGTATGTCTGGCGATTTCAGTGCTAAAATTGAAGGTGGTTTGCAAAATACGACAAATATTTTGCTAGACGCATTTTCAGCACAAATAGTTGAAGAGATTCAGGAAGATACCTTTGTATCAGTTTCAGCATATACTGATGCATGGAATAATGTTCTTCCGACACATCAGGGAAAGATGAACTTACAAATTGGGTTACGAACACAAGGAATGGGCGATAAGACTACCGTGATTGTAGGCACGCCAATTATTACTGTTGAATATTAA
- a CDS encoding DUF1146 family protein encodes MIDFGVQALVSIISHLLFISITWWALQAIQYEKWMKPNKVVQIRLLLILITIAIGSSVSNFFLDYLFLSQRLPMIW; translated from the coding sequence ATGATCGATTTCGGAGTACAAGCACTCGTCAGCATCATCTCCCACCTACTATTCATTAGCATCACCTGGTGGGCACTCCAAGCCATCCAATACGAAAAATGGATGAAACCAAACAAAGTCGTCCAAATCAGACTGCTGCTGATCCTAATCACCATCGCCATCGGATCCTCCGTCAGCAACTTCTTCCTGGACTACCTGTTCCTATCACAAAGACTGCCGATGATTTGGTGA
- the nuoN gene encoding NADH-quinone oxidoreductase subunit NuoN encodes MDLETLLSFDWSVMAPEFIILGVATLLSLLDLFLPKKIDRRLLGWLGFASILVALGFLVGMYDKDPMQVTTILYETYRLDSFAMAFKTLILVGAAFVMLMAISYEPKEGLKEYRGEFFYLLLLGVLGAMIMSSSGDLITLFVGLELLSLASYVLAGLRKKNLQSNEAAMKYVINGGIATAITLFGMSYVYGLTGTTNLQEMWITLSQINARDMQYLLVIAFMMMFVGLSFKLATAPFHMWAPDVYQGAPTPVTAFLAVVSKTAGFIIVLRLFVTLFFPTRSAEGSSMLFSMGEFIAVLAVASMIIGNFVALRQRNVKRMFAYSGVAHAGYLLVPLATVNFIFIFEAMWFYLVAYLFMNIGALAVLQVVTAQDDSEDLSRFAGLYQRSPLLAVLMSVFLLSLAGIPGTAGFIGKLSIFVGAISEPTNAYVLASVLILTTVVSYFYYFGIMTQMFFRPAASQEKIHVPVGIWITVFVCALGTLLLGILPGLALDMFGSNFDILRDIFETDN; translated from the coding sequence ATGGATTTAGAAACCTTACTCAGCTTTGATTGGAGTGTCATGGCACCGGAATTCATCATCCTTGGTGTAGCAACCCTTCTCTCACTACTGGACTTATTTTTACCGAAAAAAATAGACCGGAGACTGCTCGGATGGCTCGGATTCGCCAGCATCCTGGTTGCCCTCGGATTCTTAGTGGGCATGTACGACAAAGATCCAATGCAAGTCACCACCATCCTTTACGAAACATACCGACTCGACAGCTTCGCGATGGCCTTCAAAACGTTGATTTTAGTCGGAGCAGCCTTTGTGATGCTTATGGCCATCAGCTACGAGCCGAAAGAAGGCCTGAAAGAGTACAGGGGAGAGTTCTTCTACCTCTTGCTGCTAGGTGTCCTAGGGGCCATGATCATGTCCTCAAGCGGCGACCTGATCACGTTGTTTGTGGGCCTTGAGTTATTATCCCTGGCTTCCTATGTACTAGCAGGCCTGCGCAAAAAGAACCTGCAATCCAACGAAGCGGCCATGAAATACGTTATCAACGGCGGAATCGCCACCGCCATCACCCTGTTTGGGATGAGTTACGTGTACGGCCTGACAGGCACAACCAACCTGCAGGAAATGTGGATCACACTGTCCCAGATCAACGCACGCGACATGCAATACCTGCTGGTCATCGCCTTCATGATGATGTTCGTTGGCTTATCCTTCAAGCTCGCGACCGCACCATTCCACATGTGGGCACCGGACGTCTACCAAGGCGCACCAACACCAGTAACGGCATTCCTTGCAGTCGTATCCAAAACAGCAGGCTTCATTATCGTCCTGCGTCTTTTCGTGACACTGTTCTTCCCAACCCGATCAGCAGAAGGCTCATCTATGCTGTTCTCCATGGGGGAATTCATCGCAGTCTTGGCCGTGGCCTCCATGATCATCGGTAACTTCGTTGCTCTTAGGCAGCGCAACGTCAAGCGAATGTTCGCCTACTCTGGAGTCGCACACGCCGGCTATTTGTTGGTACCACTGGCAACCGTAAACTTCATCTTCATTTTTGAAGCAATGTGGTTCTACCTGGTCGCATACCTGTTCATGAACATTGGAGCACTTGCAGTATTGCAAGTCGTCACCGCACAAGATGATTCCGAGGATCTGAGCCGATTCGCCGGCCTCTACCAGCGTTCACCGCTGCTTGCAGTGTTAATGTCAGTGTTCTTGCTTTCTTTGGCAGGTATCCCGGGAACAGCCGGATTCATCGGAAAATTATCAATTTTCGTCGGGGCCATTTCCGAACCAACCAACGCCTACGTGCTGGCATCGGTCTTGATCTTGACCACCGTCGTCTCATACTTTTACTATTTCGGTATCATGACACAAATGTTCTTCCGCCCAGCCGCAAGCCAAGAAAAAATCCACGTTCCCGTTGGAATCTGGATCACCGTTTTTGTTTGCGCACTAGGAACACTGTTGTTAGGAATCTTACCAGGCCTTGCCCTAGACATGTTCGGAAGCAATTTCGATATTTTAAGAGATATCTTCGAAACAGACAACTAA
- a CDS encoding complex I subunit 4 family protein: MNSIFLTALIFAPLLGILVLLFTPKTNVEAIKIVGFLATLPSLVLALIAFWQYKAGAGLEQFAIKHEWITFGNKDLTGEIYGSQVYQPISFELGVNGFSLVMILLTAVLSTLAAIASIHVKKEWKGYFILFLLLQIGMLGVFAAENLLLFFFFFELTLIPMFFLIGKWGYFEKESAAYRFLIYNGLGSAILLIVFVVLFTKTGTMNIAEITAMFTGNSDAMFLGEVSDDLRMGLLIALLVAFGIKLPIVPLHSWMLKVHVQAPPSIVMLHAGVLLKIGAFGLIRFGVGIFPEQFDQLAFILAILGVVNLLYGAFLALIQTDFKMVLAYSSISHMGIVLIGLAALNEAGIQGAIFQVVSHGFIAALLFFLIGVMYERTGTTDIGKLGGLAKAMPLTAGFFLVGAMASLGLPGMSGFVSEFLAFMGLFNEMPVVAAVGTLGIILTAAYLLRAVLGMTFGTKAAGYGEKVVDLRGVEYIPVFAMLFFIILIGVYPSILAQPLQDTINAIILGIGG, encoded by the coding sequence ATGAACAGCATATTTCTGACAGCGTTGATCTTCGCCCCTCTTTTAGGTATTTTAGTACTTCTTTTCACACCAAAAACAAACGTGGAAGCCATCAAAATCGTTGGATTCCTTGCAACCCTGCCGTCCTTGGTGCTTGCGCTCATCGCGTTCTGGCAATACAAGGCGGGAGCGGGTCTTGAGCAATTTGCGATCAAGCACGAATGGATTACATTCGGAAACAAAGATCTGACTGGTGAAATCTACGGCTCTCAAGTATACCAGCCGATTTCTTTCGAGCTTGGGGTCAACGGCTTCTCGCTCGTCATGATTTTACTGACGGCAGTGCTTTCCACCCTTGCAGCCATCGCAAGCATCCATGTAAAAAAAGAATGGAAAGGCTACTTCATTCTCTTTCTTCTTTTACAGATCGGAATGCTCGGCGTCTTTGCAGCGGAGAACCTGCTCTTATTCTTCTTTTTCTTTGAACTCACCTTGATCCCGATGTTCTTCCTCATCGGAAAATGGGGCTATTTTGAAAAAGAAAGTGCAGCATACCGCTTCCTTATCTACAACGGTCTCGGTTCTGCCATTCTATTAATCGTGTTCGTTGTCCTTTTCACAAAAACAGGAACGATGAACATCGCCGAAATCACTGCCATGTTCACCGGTAACAGTGACGCCATGTTCCTTGGCGAAGTTTCAGACGACCTGCGCATGGGACTGCTGATTGCATTGCTTGTCGCATTCGGTATCAAGCTGCCAATCGTGCCGCTTCACAGCTGGATGCTAAAAGTCCACGTCCAGGCTCCGCCATCAATCGTCATGCTGCATGCCGGCGTTCTTTTGAAAATAGGGGCATTCGGACTTATCCGTTTCGGAGTGGGAATTTTCCCGGAACAATTCGACCAGCTCGCTTTCATTCTAGCAATCTTAGGAGTCGTGAATCTCCTTTACGGTGCATTCCTTGCACTCATCCAAACAGATTTCAAAATGGTGCTGGCATACTCCAGTATTTCGCATATGGGGATTGTCCTGATCGGGCTTGCGGCCCTAAATGAAGCGGGAATCCAAGGCGCCATCTTCCAAGTTGTCTCCCACGGATTCATCGCGGCACTCTTGTTCTTTTTAATAGGAGTAATGTACGAACGCACAGGAACGACAGACATCGGAAAGCTTGGTGGACTCGCAAAAGCGATGCCGCTCACAGCCGGATTCTTCCTTGTGGGAGCCATGGCCTCACTCGGTCTGCCTGGCATGTCCGGATTTGTCAGCGAATTCCTTGCCTTCATGGGACTTTTCAATGAAATGCCGGTTGTTGCGGCAGTCGGAACACTCGGGATTATTTTAACAGCGGCATACTTGTTGCGTGCAGTGCTCGGAATGACATTCGGCACGAAAGCGGCAGGCTATGGCGAGAAAGTGGTGGACCTGCGCGGAGTTGAATACATTCCCGTATTTGCCATGCTATTCTTCATCATCCTGATCGGAGTATACCCTAGCATTCTCGCACAACCGCTGCAAGACACCATCAACGCCATTATTTTAGGGATAGGGGGGTGA
- the nuoL gene encoding NADH-quinone oxidoreductase subunit L, whose translation MMENAWIIPLFPLISFILLMLVGKRLKESSAFLGIALIGLSLIFSLTALWERFSAPTFKATFDWLQIGDVVLTAGYEVNQLNALMLVVVSLVSLLVHIYSKGYMHGDDRFHVFYAYLGLFTFAMLALVMSPNLLQLYIFWELVGVGSFLLIGFYFYKNEAKAAAKKAFIMTRIGDVGLFIGIILLFWQVGSFEYDVIFEAVNAGAISAGMLTLIAILIFIGAMGKSGQFPLHSWLPDAMEGPTPVSALIHAATMVAAGVYLVASLFPLFNASETALMTVAIVGAFTAIFAASIGLVQKDIKRVLAYSTVSQLGFMMLALGSAGYVAGVFHLTTHAFFKALLFLAAGSVIHAVHTQNIDEMGGLWKKMRTTGILFLIGTLAITGVPLFSGFFSKEEILLAAWVNGNPFLFLLALIAAFFTAFYMFRLFFLVFTGDARGDQSHAHESPSVMTIPMIVLGVLAVVAGYMNTPWFGHFLGDWLTEGTTLYGPSHIEGPKWIMAAAILVSFAGIGFAYLIYFRRSIARETFSQGAPHLYGILRNKYFVDEIYNMTFVYGTRVISLFLKYIDEFLVQGSMKGIAAASQQIGRLGAKVQNGQTQTYGAVAFVGLAILIIIFVFTGGYIG comes from the coding sequence ATGATGGAAAATGCCTGGATCATCCCGCTTTTTCCGCTGATCTCCTTTATCCTGTTAATGCTTGTCGGCAAAAGATTGAAAGAATCGAGTGCATTCCTCGGAATCGCACTCATTGGACTATCACTCATCTTTTCCCTCACAGCACTATGGGAGCGGTTTTCAGCACCAACCTTCAAAGCCACATTCGACTGGCTCCAAATAGGAGACGTCGTACTGACGGCGGGATATGAAGTCAATCAATTAAACGCCTTGATGCTTGTCGTAGTATCACTTGTCAGCTTACTTGTACATATTTATTCCAAAGGATACATGCACGGGGACGACCGTTTCCACGTGTTCTACGCCTATCTGGGCCTGTTTACCTTTGCCATGCTGGCACTTGTCATGTCACCAAACCTGCTTCAGCTCTACATTTTCTGGGAGCTGGTCGGAGTAGGGTCATTCTTGCTCATTGGGTTCTATTTTTATAAAAATGAAGCAAAAGCCGCTGCCAAAAAAGCGTTCATCATGACGCGTATCGGGGATGTCGGGTTATTCATCGGGATCATCCTATTATTCTGGCAGGTTGGCAGCTTTGAATACGATGTGATTTTTGAAGCAGTCAATGCAGGCGCAATCTCCGCAGGCATGCTGACCCTCATTGCCATCCTTATTTTTATCGGGGCAATGGGGAAATCAGGTCAATTCCCGCTACACTCCTGGTTACCTGACGCGATGGAAGGTCCAACACCGGTTTCCGCGCTAATCCATGCCGCAACAATGGTTGCAGCAGGGGTCTACTTGGTCGCGAGCCTGTTTCCGCTGTTCAATGCCAGCGAAACGGCGCTTATGACGGTCGCAATCGTCGGTGCATTCACCGCCATTTTCGCGGCCTCCATCGGTCTTGTACAAAAAGATATTAAGAGAGTGCTAGCCTACTCCACCGTCAGTCAGCTCGGCTTCATGATGCTTGCTCTCGGTTCTGCAGGCTATGTGGCAGGGGTCTTCCACCTCACCACACACGCATTCTTTAAAGCCTTGCTCTTCCTTGCAGCAGGTAGCGTCATCCATGCGGTCCACACGCAAAACATCGATGAAATGGGCGGCCTTTGGAAAAAAATGCGCACCACCGGAATCTTATTTCTAATCGGAACTCTTGCCATTACAGGTGTTCCGTTGTTCTCCGGGTTCTTCAGTAAAGAGGAAATTCTCCTTGCTGCTTGGGTGAATGGGAATCCATTCTTATTTTTACTGGCACTAATCGCTGCTTTCTTCACGGCATTCTATATGTTCCGCCTGTTCTTCCTGGTATTCACAGGTGATGCACGTGGAGACCAAAGTCATGCGCACGAGTCACCATCTGTCATGACCATTCCAATGATCGTGCTTGGCGTCCTTGCAGTCGTGGCAGGTTATATGAACACCCCTTGGTTTGGCCATTTTCTCGGAGACTGGCTGACAGAAGGGACCACCCTATACGGGCCGTCCCATATCGAGGGGCCAAAATGGATCATGGCGGCTGCCATCCTTGTTTCATTTGCCGGCATCGGTTTCGCCTACCTGATTTATTTCCGCCGCTCGATCGCGCGCGAAACATTCAGCCAAGGCGCACCGCATCTGTACGGAATTTTACGCAACAAATACTTTGTCGATGAAATTTACAATATGACATTTGTCTATGGAACGCGCGTGATCAGCCTGTTCCTGAAATACATCGACGAGTTCCTTGTCCAGGGTTCGATGAAGGGGATTGCCGCGGCATCCCAACAAATCGGTAGACTCGGAGCCAAAGTGCAGAACGGCCAAACCCAAACATACGGAGCAGTCGCGTTTGTCGGACTCGCCATTCTCATCATTATTTTCGTCTTCACAGGGGGGTACATCGGATGA
- the nuoK gene encoding NADH-quinone oxidoreductase subunit NuoK: MSGVPLSAYLVLALILFCIGLYGALTKRNTVIVLICIELMLNAVNINLVAFSKFGIAPSITGQVFSLFTITVAAAEAAVGLAILIALYRNRRTVNIDEMNTLKN, translated from the coding sequence ATGAGCGGAGTTCCATTATCAGCCTACCTGGTACTTGCACTTATTTTATTCTGTATCGGACTTTACGGGGCCCTGACAAAACGCAACACCGTCATCGTCCTGATCTGTATCGAGCTCATGCTGAACGCAGTCAACATCAACCTTGTCGCGTTCAGTAAATTCGGCATCGCACCATCCATCACAGGGCAAGTATTCTCCCTGTTCACCATTACCGTCGCAGCAGCAGAAGCCGCAGTAGGCCTGGCTATCCTCATAGCCCTCTACCGCAACCGCCGCACCGTTAACATCGACGAAATGAATACACTGAAGAACTAA
- a CDS encoding NADH-quinone oxidoreductase subunit J produces the protein MTITGEFIAFLFLAIAAIAGGVLMLNLTKVVHMVVALVFTFISIAGIYVMLSAEFVAAVQILIYSGAITIIMLFGIMLTRHNDESETSGLARKILVGAGVLGFAAVMYFGLYSLDLGSQESADLHVNNTEQIGVAIYAKYVIPFELTSVILLVALVGAIILARRDDEDADVVKEEATKE, from the coding sequence ATGACGATAACCGGTGAATTCATCGCATTTCTTTTCCTAGCAATCGCTGCGATCGCCGGTGGAGTGCTCATGCTGAACCTGACAAAGGTCGTCCACATGGTGGTAGCCCTAGTGTTCACCTTCATCAGCATCGCCGGCATCTATGTCATGCTCTCCGCTGAATTCGTAGCGGCTGTCCAAATTCTCATCTATTCCGGGGCCATCACTATCATCATGCTGTTCGGAATCATGCTTACCCGTCACAATGACGAATCCGAAACATCAGGACTTGCCCGAAAAATACTCGTCGGCGCCGGCGTTCTCGGCTTTGCAGCAGTCATGTATTTCGGACTGTACAGCCTTGACCTTGGATCCCAAGAATCAGCCGACCTGCATGTGAACAACACCGAACAGATCGGTGTAGCCATCTATGCAAAATACGTCATTCCATTTGAATTGACCTCCGTGATTCTGCTCGTGGCACTTGTCGGGGCAATCATCTTGGCAAGACGAGATGACGAAGACGCGGACGTTGTAAAAGAGGAGGCGACCAAGGAATGA
- the nuoI gene encoding NADH-quinone oxidoreductase subunit NuoI: MLGLAKGLKYTLQNLTKKKVTYDYPNEPLPLPDRFRGIQKFYPEKCIVCNQCSNICPTDCIQLTGKKHPDPTKKGKIIDTYDINFEICILCDLCTEVCPTEAIIMTNNFELAEYSRDRLFKDLQWLDENDTNIRRENKA; encoded by the coding sequence ATGCTCGGTCTTGCAAAAGGTTTAAAATATACCCTACAAAACTTAACGAAGAAAAAAGTAACCTATGATTACCCAAACGAACCGCTTCCACTACCGGACCGGTTCCGCGGCATCCAAAAATTTTACCCGGAAAAATGCATCGTCTGTAACCAGTGCTCCAACATCTGCCCTACAGACTGCATCCAGCTTACCGGGAAAAAACATCCGGATCCAACGAAAAAAGGGAAAATCATCGACACATACGACATCAATTTTGAAATCTGCATTCTCTGCGACCTCTGTACAGAAGTCTGCCCGACAGAGGCCATCATCATGACCAACAACTTTGAGCTTGCCGAATACAGCCGTGATCGACTTTTCAAAGACCTGCAATGGCTCGATGAAAACGATACGAACATCAGAAGGGAGAATAAAGCATGA